The DNA sequence TGATGGAGGTAATGTAGCATTTGTTCATTGTGTTGGTTCAAGAGACCAAGTTAAAGGGTATCGTTATTGTTCAAAAATATGTTGTACTTATTCAGCTAAGCATGCTATTTTACTTAAAGAAAAGGTGCCTAGTGCAAATGCATTTGTATTCTATATAGATATTAGAGCTTTAGGAAAAGGTTATGAGGAATTTATTAGAGATGCAATTGAAGAATATAGTGTTCGATATATAAGAGGACGAGTTTCTAAGGTTATTAATCAAGGTAATAATAAAGTGTTAGTTAAAGCAGAGAACTCATTAATCGGTGATCCGGTAGAACTAGAAGCAGACTTAGTTGTATTAGCTAGTGCTATGGAACCACAAAAAAATTCAGAAGAACTGGCTAATGTTTTAGGAATTGAAACAGATGAGTATGGTTTCTATAAGGAAGCTCAATCAAATATGGAGCCTGTTAAATCATCTAAAGAAGGTATTTTATTAGCTGGTAGTTGTACTGCTCCTCTAGAAATTAGAGAAAGTGTAGCTATGGGTAAAGCTGCTGCTAGTGAGGGTTTATCTTATTTATAAAATATTAAGATAATTAAATTATTAGAGGAAGTGAAATTAGATGTTATATAAAATAGATCCTACTCCTGCAAATGATAGTTTTTTAAGGAAAGTAGAATCTAGGACTAATAGCAATTTGACTAAATGTTTGCAGTGTTATAAGTGTGGAGGGATGTGTCAAAAGAGTGCTAAGTTTGATTATACTCCCAGACAACTTCTTGAACAAATAATAGACGGCTTAGAAGATACCGTTTTAAATAGTAGAGCTATTTGGATTTGTGAGACCTGTGATGAATGTCAGGTGAATTGTCCTGCAGCAATTAGTGTTAATCAAATCATGAAGACTCTACGAGAAATGGCTAGAGAAAAGGGAATTAAACCTAACACTTCCGAAATAAATAGAAGATTTGTCAAGAAAGCTCATTGTCCGAAAAAAGAAGGTTGATAAAAATCGATAAAAGAGGTGAAAATGATGAAGGTTGATATATTGCCAGAGGAGCGAGGCTTAATAGAGGCGGTGGAGAAGCGAAGTGGACAGGATTTAAGTGACTGTATTCAGTGCACAAAATGTTCTGGAATTTGTCCCTTTTCCACTTACATGGACTATTCTCCTAACCAAATTTTAGAGATGATTATTCATGGGATAAAGAAGCCTTTGTTACAAAGCAAATCAATTCAAACATGTATAGGTTGTGCTACTTGTGAGGCCAACTGTCCTTCAGAAGTAGAGATGTATGAAATAATGCAAGCATTACGAGATATGGCTAAAGAAGAAGGGGTAGAATCAAGGGAAAAAGATATTGCTTTATTTAATGATATCTTCTTAGATGCGGTTGAGAAGTATGGTAAGTCCCATGAAGTAGGACTTATGATTAGGTTAAATATTGCTAAGAAACAGTATTTAAAAGATATGCAGTTAGGTCCAAAGATGTTTATAAAGGGTATGGTAGGAGTCGGAGATGTTTTTCCACATAAGATTAAGAATCGAAGTGAAGTTGAGAAGATATTTAAAAATGTAAGAAAAGAAAGGGGGCAAATTTAATGAAAGTAGGGTATTATCCTGGTTGTTCATTAGAATCCACTGCTGAAGGTTATAATGAAGCTACAATAAATGTTTTAGAGACATTAGGAGTTGATTTAGTGGAGATAGATGATTGGAACTGTTGTGGGTCTACTCCAGCTCATCAGACTGATCATCTTCTAGCTTTAGGTTTATCAGCTAGAAATTTAGTTCAGGCAGAAGAACAGGGGCTTGATAAGATGACTGCTCCGTGTGCTGCATGTTATAATCATATTAAGCAAGTAGAAGTAGAATTTGAAGAACATCCAGAAGAGATAAATAACGTGCTTGAAAAGCCTTATAAAGGTGGAGTCTCAGTCTATAATTTAATAGAAATTTTAGTTGACTTAGTAGGTATAGACACTATTGAAAGTAAAGTAAAGAAACCTTTAAGAGGTTTAAAAGTGGCTCCTTTCTATGGTTGTCTTTTGACTAGACCAGCGAAGGTTACGAACTTTGATCATCCAACTGATCCTCAGAGTATGGACAGATTGTTAGAAGCTTTAGGAGCTGAGGTAGTTGACTGGGGATCTAAAACTGACTGTTGTGG is a window from the Selenihalanaerobacter shriftii genome containing:
- a CDS encoding CoB--CoM heterodisulfide reductase iron-sulfur subunit A family protein, with the translated sequence MSKKALVIGGGVAGINAAAELATNDKSVILVEKTGKLGGNVNDMAATFPELDNAQPLLDDQKAKVEDNDNVEIKFNSEVTSVSGKAGDFKVEINENGDKVTEEIGAVVVASGFNYMEPNDYSEYGYKRLDNVVTSQEYEKMVMNGDIKKYDGGNVAFVHCVGSRDQVKGYRYCSKICCTYSAKHAILLKEKVPSANAFVFYIDIRALGKGYEEFIRDAIEEYSVRYIRGRVSKVINQGNNKVLVKAENSLIGDPVELEADLVVLASAMEPQKNSEELANVLGIETDEYGFYKEAQSNMEPVKSSKEGILLAGSCTAPLEIRESVAMGKAAASEGLSYL
- a CDS encoding 4Fe-4S dicluster domain-containing protein encodes the protein MLYKIDPTPANDSFLRKVESRTNSNLTKCLQCYKCGGMCQKSAKFDYTPRQLLEQIIDGLEDTVLNSRAIWICETCDECQVNCPAAISVNQIMKTLREMAREKGIKPNTSEINRRFVKKAHCPKKEG
- a CDS encoding 4Fe-4S dicluster domain-containing protein; this translates as MKVDILPEERGLIEAVEKRSGQDLSDCIQCTKCSGICPFSTYMDYSPNQILEMIIHGIKKPLLQSKSIQTCIGCATCEANCPSEVEMYEIMQALRDMAKEEGVESREKDIALFNDIFLDAVEKYGKSHEVGLMIRLNIAKKQYLKDMQLGPKMFIKGMVGVGDVFPHKIKNRSEVEKIFKNVRKERGQI
- a CDS encoding CoB--CoM heterodisulfide reductase iron-sulfur subunit B family protein, producing the protein MKVGYYPGCSLESTAEGYNEATINVLETLGVDLVEIDDWNCCGSTPAHQTDHLLALGLSARNLVQAEEQGLDKMTAPCAACYNHIKQVEVEFEEHPEEINNVLEKPYKGGVSVYNLIEILVDLVGIDTIESKVKKPLRGLKVAPFYGCLLTRPAKVTNFDHPTDPQSMDRLLEALGAEVVDWGSKTDCCGASYVLTATDIVLKHSGNILKDAKAAGADVISVACPLCQLNLDSRQTEIEKQIGRNLNMPILYITELLALSLGFSKGELDLEKRLVSPKSILKKKSVI